The Hymenobacter sp. DG01 sequence CCGATGTGAGGGTGTTACCCGCCGTGAATGCCGTGCTCAACTCCCTGACGGCGGTATTCCTAATGCTGGGCTACTACTTCATCCGGCGCAAGGATGTAGCTAAGCACCGTGCCATGATGGGCGTGGCCTTTCTGCTGGGCTCCCTGTTTCTGGTTTCCTACGTGGCATACCATTCCCAGGGCATTGTAACCAAATTTGGGGGGCAGGGCCTGATTCGGGGGGTGTACTATTTCATCCTGATTACTCACATTCTGCTGGCGGCCATTACCGTGGCGCTGGTGCTGTTTACCCTGTATTTCGCTCTTACGGAGCAGTTCCAAAAACACCGGCGTATTGCCCGCTGGACTTACCCCGTGTGGTTGTATGTATCCGTGACGGGGGTTATTGTGTACTTCATGATTGCGCCTTACTACCCTTAGTCTGGGCGGGAAGTTGTGCTGATCGGTCGGGGCAACGAACTAAGCAGGGGAGAGGGCCGTTTTCTTTTTAACGAAATCAGTTCACGCCATGAAAAAAGCAATGTACAGCGGCTTGGTAGCGCTGTTTCTAGGAGTACTACTAAGTCTGCTGCCCGCGGCCGCGCAGGCGCAGTGCACTATGTGTAAGACCCAGGTGGAGGCCTCGCGCCAGGAAAAGGATGGCTATGATACCACGGGCCTGAATAAGGGGATTCTGTACCTGATGACGATTCCCTACGTACTGATCGGAACGGTAGGATATTTCTGGTACCGACACAGTCAGCAAAAGAAGAAAACCACGCATGGCTAACACTAGCTCCTCTCTGGTAGGAATTCTGCAGCAGCGTTGTCCGCGCTGCCATCAGGGGCCGTTGTTCACGCACTCGGCCCTGAATCTGGCTCATTTCACGGAAATGCCGACGGCCTGTCCGG is a genomic window containing:
- a CDS encoding DUF420 domain-containing protein, with translation MTTNESSVANPGNFTKYKVAAGILGAVVPLAVAVLYFFPGVFRIPGADVRVLPAVNAVLNSLTAVFLMLGYYFIRRKDVAKHRAMMGVAFLLGSLFLVSYVAYHSQGIVTKFGGQGLIRGVYYFILITHILLAAITVALVLFTLYFALTEQFQKHRRIARWTYPVWLYVSVTGVIVYFMIAPYYP